A single Aspergillus chevalieri M1 DNA, chromosome 3, nearly complete sequence DNA region contains:
- a CDS encoding uncharacterized protein (COG:S;~EggNog:ENOG410PKT9): MNSDYPPLPPSKGPGPESGAESRSIQTLPLREAANTSINTPSVSFEEVQARDSTSQEEPKQDVMVLSSHGDVIIEYADRDGEGFPSASSVCRWLVASEDLIQNSPYFRALLDPNKFSEGRDFMKQKADLTAAAESETNDDENAAEHPLSMLPSLLATDTDALRALPTLSLPVDQVTRRLGVNTIELFLRALSYHSLNNGEKHVFNKVLKSFPPSNIARLIHLADTFNSPHVVREALKRSGYAYGKGRVSVTKFNQSLVKLSEDRIRHIIYIAHFLNEQTVYQVMTHTLIVRGSKYWVNGVEAPLDPEDSTFRWQYFADGLEEELFYRRQYVLNTITDLQAYFLRAYGALEEATGPKPSTTNYPVTVPATSTTIRPREFQCRCGVVNSNACDAFHLGQMIRFFALRTKTVFLGSSLLDPDFTADFDDEDVPQNTLSAGPPADITAIIASLKQFPDYQIDSSHIGCGIRRRIIPALDCIERFVGDGRGLLGVSLRQENNGSRTPVSANSWTNRSLRRAQRVDIRLSKISGIHYSPPSSSSERSASQEEDARLFFTARKRHWEA, encoded by the exons ATGAATTCTGACTATCCTCCATTGCCACCATCAAAGGGCCCTGGTCCTGAATCGGGGGCTGAATCCCGTTCTATTCAGACTCTGCCTCTCCGCGAAGCGGCCAACACCAGCATCAACACTCCGTCTGTCTCGTTTGAAGAAGTACAAGCACGAGATTCTACCTCGCAAGAGGAGCCCAAACAGGATGTGATGGTCTTATCAAGTCACGGCGATGTGATTATTGAATATGCGGATCGGGATGGTGAGGGCTTCCCTTCTGCGTCGTCTGTATGTCGCTGGCTAGTGGCCAGTGAGGATTTGATACAAAATAGTCCTTATTTCCGGGCTTTGCTTGATCCGAATAAGTTTTCTGAGGGGAGGGATTTCATGAAGCAGAAGGCAGACTTGACTGCCGCTGCTGAATCAGAAACGAATGACGATGAAAATGCAGCAGAGCACCCATTGTCGATGTTGCCTTCATTATTGGCCACTGACACGGACGCATTAAGGGCGCTTCCTACTCTCAGCCTCCCAGTGGATCAAGTCACCCGGAGGCTCGGTGTAAACACCATTGAGCTCTTCCTCAGGGCCCTATCCTACCATTCTCTAAACAACGGGGAAAAGCACGTTTTCAACAAAGTATTGAAATCATTCCCTCCATCCAACATTGCCAGACTAATCCACCTTGCGGACACGTTTAATTCCCCACATGTTGTCCGAGAAGCGCTTAAAAGGTCAGGATATGCGTATGGAAAGGGGAGGGTTTCGGTGACCAAGTTCAATCAGTCGTTGGTGAAATTGAGTGAGGATCGTATTCGACATATTATATACATCGCACACTTTCTTAATGAACAAACTGTTTATCAGGTTATGACGCATACGTTGATTGTGCGTGGATCGAAGTATTGGGTTAATGGTGTTGAAGCTCCATTGGATCCGGAAGATAGTACTTTCCGATGGCAGTATTTTGCGGATGGACTCGAGG AAGAACTATTCTACAGACGTCAATACGTCCTCAACACAATCACAGACCTCCAGGCCTACTTCCTCCGCGCCTACGGCGCCCTAGAAGAAGCAACTGGCCCCAAACCATCCACTACGAACTATCCCGTAACGGTACCCGCAACATCCACAACAATCCGTCCTCGCGAATTCCAATGTCGTTGCGGTGTGGTTAATTCCAATGCCTGCGATGCGTTCCATCTGGGACAAATGATCCGCTTTTTTGCACTGCGCACGAAGACAGTTTTCTTGGGATCGAGTCTGCTTGATCCGGATTTCACGGCggattttgatgatgaggatgtaCCACAGAATACATTGTCAGCAGGACCACCAGCAGACATAACAGCAATTATCGCCTCCCTAAAACAATTCCCAGACTATCAAATTGACTCAAGCCACATAGGCTGCGGTATCAGACGGCGTATAATCCCGGCCCTGGACTGCATTGAGCGATTCGTTGGCGATGGCAGGGGCTTACTAGGAGTGTCTCTACGGCAAGAGAATAATGGGAGTAGAACACCAGTTTCGGCGAATTCGTGGACGAATCGGTCCCTGAGACGAGCACAGCGTGTTGATATTCGCTTGTCCAAGATTAGTGGGATACATTACTCGcctccatcctcatcctcagagCGCTCTGCTTCGCAAGAGGAGGATGCAAGGTTATTCTTTACTGCGAGGAAACGGCATTGGGAGGCTtag
- a CDS encoding CeGAL family transcription factor (COG:K;~EggNog:ENOG410PKDN;~InterPro:IPR007219;~PFAM:PF04082;~go_function: GO:0003677 - DNA binding [Evidence IEA];~go_function: GO:0008270 - zinc ion binding [Evidence IEA];~go_process: GO:0006351 - transcription, DNA-templated [Evidence IEA]), which translates to MSNLPFPSWAEQSTLFKLPYTDTETPRVGTIQTVWVLERWPYQDWQKVQSLLSPRQAGSIAAMSVEHGKREKSKRQLASLSAKVQAYEDVIRKLSSRFGVSDEQLMSIALNVVCISPSHTLEYAFPKRTQEASSDMNMQSDDAASGDLKLLPWSSGSESPSRSSSVGPFEVVAHTEEDFNRDETARATGFIGKSSEINWLQKLSGEISQECDAYNPDMADSTGLPSPTLTPKAEGKNDQWVASSNYYIDDLDIPATEQVDMYEVPSRDIATKLFNVYLTSVHPSFPIIGISTFASQFQVFFNRPSLKPGNKWLSILNLIFAVAAKYAHLTDASWKGNEDDHHIYFCRARALSIEGQLFQHPDLQQLQVEGLAAFYLLASGHVNRSWKLTGSAIQGAFALGLHLRNVGDCTSDTSKEIRYRVWWSLYTVEHLLSVLTGRPSCIVESSCTTPLPVPFDETDFQKEEVSRLISSPNRGGPSQLACIAVNSSTSSLKASLDCDTNDPTPTANSKDLDNSGNEYIKNLPPCMSLYFLQLTTLTSIAKRMTNKLYSPEAVRAPWASTEFAIQSLMLEIDSWFMNLPGPYDFTSTQTSQCPTSQKMSLAFLFYSTKIGITRPCLCRLDLIRPQGDKAYEFCSKTAAECVESACHMLTLFPETSDTSLLYKMCPWWCILHFLMQATTVLLLELSFHSQHVPEKSSTVSKAARKAVEWLSLMSKTSLAAERAWKLCDGFLRRLAPHIGVDMSDLPCSGDSTAEASPEASFDATTSAASAAAAENLAAELDSITCSPMDQDQSGSSPLETLVSYGLEPPELLGFMKPEKGTVAGRNGYEDYFPYDSATGQMTGSFFPNGTNIDLDLGYFWGDPIC; encoded by the exons ATGAGCAATTTGCCATTCCCGTCGTGGGCAGAGCAGTCAACATTGTTCAAGTTGCCTTATACTGATACGGAGACCCCGCGTGTG GGAACGATACAGACCGTCTGGGTACTGGAAAGATGGCCATACCAAGACTGGCAGAAGGTGCAGAGTCTGCTTTCACCTCGCCAGGCAGGTTCCATCGCCGCCATGTCCGTCGAGC ATGGTAAACGGGAGAAATCCAAGAG GCAACTAGCCAGTCTGTCGGCCAAAGTACAGGCCTATGAGGACGTGATTCGAAAACTGAGTAGCCGATTTGGCGTCTCGGATGAGCAATTGATGAGCATCGCTTTGAACGTGGTATGCATAAGCCCTTCTCATACACTCGAGTATGCCTTTCCTAAGCGGACACAGGAAGCATCCTCCGATATGAACATGCAGTCTGATGACGCTGCGTCCGGAGATCTGAAGCTACTTCCATGGAGTTCTGGCTCTGAATCGCCGTCGCGGTCCTCATCTGTTGGGCCTTTTGAAGTAGTCGCTCATACAGAGGAAGACTTCAATAGAGATGAGACCGCGCGTGCCACTGGATTCATTGGCAAGAGCTCCGAGATAAACTGGCTGCAGAAACTCAGTGGAGAAATTAGCCAAGAATGCGATGCATATAATCCTGATATGGCTGATAGCACGGGATTGCCTTCCCCTACCTTGACGCCAAAAGCAGAGGGAAAGAATGACCAATGGGTAGCTTCATCCAATTACTACATTGACGACCTTGACATACCAGCAACTGAGCAAGTTGATATGTACGAGGTTCCGTCGCGAGACATTGCAACCAAGCTCTTCAATGTCTACTTGACCTCTGTGCACCCTTCTTTCCCCATAATTGGCATCTCAACATTTGCCTCGCAGTTTCAGGTGTTCTTCAATCGACCATCTTTGAAGCCAGGCAATAAATGGCTTTCAATACTGAACCTCATTTTTGCAGTCGCTGCTAAATATGCCCACCTTACTGATGCAAGTtggaaaggaaatgaagatgaTCACCATATCTATTTCTGCAGGGCAAGAGCTCTGAGCATTGAGGGCCAATTGTTCCAGCATCCAGATCTGCAGCAGTTACAGGTCGAAGGACTTGCCGCTTTCTATTTATTGGCTTCCGGTCATGTCAATCG ATCTTGGAAGTTGACTGGAAGTGCTATCCAAGGCGCTTTTGCTCTTGGATTACACCTCCGGAACGTAGGTGATTGCACTTCGGATACTTCTAAAGAAATTAGATACCGCGTGTGGTGGTCCTTGTACACCGTTGAGCACCTTCTCAGTGTCCTGACCGGACGGCCTTCGTGCATCGTCGAGAGCAGTTGCACGACGCCTCTGCCCGTTCCTTTCGATGAAACCGACTTCCAGAAAGAAGAGGTTTCTCGCCTGATTAGTAGTCCTAACAGAGGAGGGCCCAGCCAGCTGGCCTGCATTGCTGTTAATTCCAGCACGTCTAGCTTGAAGGCCTCTCTTGACTGTGATACCAACGATCCAACGCCCACGGCTAATTCCAAGGATTTGGACAACAGCGGAAATGAGTATATAAAGAACCTCCCGCCTTGCATGTCGCTGTACTTCTTGCAGTTGACGACATTGACGTCCATTGCTAAGCGGATGACGAACAAGCTCTATAGCCCTGAAGCAGTGCGTGCACCCTGGGCCAGCACTGAATTTGCCATCCAAAGCCTGATGCTGGAGATTGACTCGTGGTTCATGAACCTGCCTGGTCCGTACGATTTTACATCTACGCAAACCTCGCAGTGTCCTACAAGCCAGAAAATGAGCCTCGCCTTTCTCTTCTACAGCACTAAAATCGGAATCACAAGGCCGTGCCTCTGCCGTCTAGACTTAATCCGCCCACAAGGGGACAAAGCATACGAGTTCTGCAGCAAGACCGCAGCCGAATGCGTCGAATCAGCCTGCCACATGCTGACCCTCTTCCCCGAAACCTCCGACACATCTCTACTCTACAAAATGTGTCCATGGTGGTGCATCCTCCATTTCTTAATGCAAGCGACAACAGTCCTCCTCCTTGAACTCTCCTTCCACTCCCAGCACGTCCCCGAAAAATCCTCCACCGTCTCCAAAGCAGCCAGAAAAGCAGTCGAATGGCTCTCCCTCATGTCGAAAACCAGCCTCGCCGCCGAACGGGCCTGGAAACTCTGCGACGgcttcctccgccgcctcgcACCACACATCGGCGTCGACATGAGCGACCTCCCCTGCTCCGGTGACTCAACCGCAGAAGCGTCGCCAGAGGCTAGCTTCGACGCGACCACTTCTGCGGCGAGTGCGGCGGCTGCTGAGAATCTTGCTGCGGAGCTTGATTCTATCACTTGCTCGCCGATGGATCAGGATCAGTCTGGTAGTAGTCCGCTTGAGACGCTGGTGTCGTATGGGCTGGAGCCGCCGGAGTTGCTGGGATTTATGAAGCCAGAGAAGGGGACTGTGGCTGGTCGGAATGGGTATGAGGATTATTTCCCGTATGATTCGGCTACAGGGCAGATGACGGGGTCGTTCTTTCCTAATGGGACGAATATCGATCTTGACTTGGGGTATTTCTGGGGTGATCCGATTTGCTAA
- a CDS encoding coatomer subunit delta (BUSCO:EOG09264V3H;~COG:U;~EggNog:ENOG410PFIY;~InterPro:IPR022775,IPR027059,IPR011012,IPR036168, IPR028565;~PFAM:PF00928,PF01217;~go_component: GO:0030126 - COPI vesicle coat [Evidence IEA];~go_process: GO:0006890 - retrograde vesicle-mediated transport, Golgi to endoplasmic reticulum [Evidence IEA]) has translation MVVLAASICTRGGKAVLSRQFREIARSRIEALLASFPKLADSGTQHTIVEQDNVRFVYQPLDELYIVLITNRQSNILQDIDSLHLFAQVTTSICKSLDEREILRNAFELLSAFDELVTLGYRENLTLSQIKTFLEMESHEERIQEIIERNKELEASEERKRKAKQLELQRKEAARTGRTPTPRTPSYPVYSPPSRPAVPDTYDSYEAEKKKTFAKPLPTRGKGMQLGKKNTDIYEKIRGDLGPEAEESSPLVTPQASTPVVDKAPSARASLSADREPVHVTIAETISAALTREGALRSFEVKGDLQLRITDPSFTKLRLDLLATPTHGAQFRTHPNVDKAAFTNSSIIQLKDTSKRFPANNSIGVLRWRVASSGSDNADILPITFTVWVNKGSDSTTVTVEYELTGSDSLRDVVVTVPYGAAEPVVSSFDAVYEVSGDSLDWNIGTVDENNASGSFEFESADGGDESDYFPMNVRFTKANPFVEVDVTNVALLEMEGESTGFSKDIKSVAEGYTIE, from the exons ATG GTCGTTCTCGCAGCGTCGATATGCACCCGCGGGGGTAAGGCAGTACTTTCACGCCAATTCCGGGAAATCGCTCGTTCTAGAATTGAAGCCTTGCTCGCGTCCTTCCCCAAGCTGGCTGATTCGGGAACCCAACACACGATCGTCGAACAAGACAATGTGCGCTTCGTCTACCAGCCGCTCGATGAGCTGTACATTGTCCTTATCACCAACCGCCAATCGAACATCCTCCAAGACATTGACAGCCTTCATTTGTTTGCCCAAGTGACCACCAGCATCTGTAAAAGCTTGGACGAGAGGGAGATCTTGCGTAATGCCTTCGAGTTGCTCAGCGCGTTCGACGAATTGGTGACATTGGGCTACAGGGAGAACCTGACCCTATCTCAGAtcaagaccttcctggaaaTGGAAAGTCACGAGGAGAGAATACAAGAGATCATTGAGAGG AACAAAGAGCTCGAGGCCAGTGAAGAACGCAAGAGAAAGGCAAAACAACTGGAGCTGCAGCGGAAGGAGGCAGCGCGGACTGGTCGTACCCCCACACCAAGAACTCCATCCTATCCCGTCTACAGCCCTCCGTCGCGCCCTGCTGTGCCCGATACCTATGATTCCTACGAagcagagaagaagaagacgttTGCCAA GCCCCTTCCCACCCGCGGAAAAGGAATGCAACTCGGCAAGAAGAACACAGATATCTACGAGAAGATTCGCGGTGACTTGGGCCCTGAAGCCGAAGAATCGAGCCCCTTGGTGACTCCGCAAGCCTCAACCCCTGTGGTCGACAAGGCACCATCCGCCCGTGCTTCCCTGTCTGCAGACCGAGAACCAGTCCACGTTACTATTGCCGAGACCATTTCCGCCGCGCTAACTCGAGAAGGCGCATTGAGATCCTTTGAAGTAAAGGGTGACCTCCAACTCCGTATCACCGACCCATCTTTCACAAAGCTCAGACTCGACCTTCTCGCCACTCCTACACATGGCGCGCAATTCCGCACCCACCCGAACGTTGACAAGGCTGCCTTTACCAATTCATCCATTATCCAGTTAAAGGACACATCCAAGCGGTTCCCCGCCAACAACTCTATCGGCGTCTTGCGCTGGCGTGTCGCCAGTTCCGGTTCCGACAATGCCGACATTCTTCCCATCACATTCACGGTCTGGGTGAACAAGGGCTCCGACTCCACCACTGTTACGGTTGAGTACGAGCTTACTGGCTCCGATAGTTTGCGTGACGTCGTCGTCACGGTGCCGTACGGCGCAGCCGAGCCCGTGGTGTCTAGCTTTGACGCGGTGTATGAAGTTTCTGGGGATAGCTTGGACTGGAACATTGGCACTGTGGATGAGAACAACGCATCTGGCAGTTTCGAGTTCGAGTCTGCTGACGGCGGTGACGAGAGTGACTACTTCCCCATGAATGTGCGGTTCACCAAGGCCAATCCTTTTGTCGAGGTCGATGTTACAAATGTTGCTCTACTGGAGATGGAAGGTGAAAGCACCGGCTTCTCCAAGGATATTAAGAGCGTTGCGGAAGGCTACACGATCGAGTAA
- a CDS encoding uncharacterized protein (COG:S;~EggNog:ENOG410PTTB;~InterPro:IPR018822;~PFAM:PF10336): protein MTTAPSIAFPTMEVPAADDTMEMASPLPGHADDFDIDLDVMEDQASNADKDMMGADDYPDESIEIEYTREGANDADMMDDVAEPTMVDADDQYPETNGNVEMQYSADETYEAEMLEDDYDEDIDVPMPKSDEQGPTTAQDDIGQKSELEIGPLQTNDVVQEESENHALETHVKSTEEHVTEPAEEPHTEQEQHDHPGSEHVQEAGLQPDKLEGDKIPETNQTERTDVQSVQPDLNKDGPTDSKQPEEGAGEVTEAQPPIDQPKEQEVGPTEVQDTEKPKEKEQGADLNEHAALHPVKVYYQDNEVSLFPPREGDSSETFFLEDESLAYENFGKLFESFREVLREHIGENDVLVVDIDALNVQLTEDSLNSSKVTLHQIINVYLHLCDNESIGEPESLYITLSTKLTASAAISELAAAANEGKGLSEIFSWDEFDEVEPISAGPDAEPQHDLEFQEQAPEEFQKPPKSREHEEREEPAEHVTEPEPVREEPEAPEEQEKPKASDERQVEAAEATQVSEQDVAEHEEGHNLELQPEVTNEAEPAIQEGAHFEQEDQEKDDDKLPSNQPGEEVEDAALTGKGEDDEYGGFDEGEYEEDAQGYHDPELENQDHPSNDRSYDSEEQKTESTATIAPLPATDRQQDVELSADVTETDGDHGEYDQVEDTGEEDHPNDHTNLDAPEHDEYSEEQGYNNVDGAYDEQNAKELREEPLSKTHDTSDGDEDEDRTPQEDVADEAFQGNEDAVHGHPEDGDSDPAQNDARTTPEPADELLGNAESVMDSPSKNAKDNNETADSGEVLHDDAEYVSSATAEEDVKEVTFDGNDDEFFNLDFDDEAGPETNVSDAVADHNVSTKRTRDPEDETDLTETTPDAKRSRSS from the exons ATGACAACAGCTCCTTCAATAGCATTTCCCACTATGGAAGTCCCTGCTGCGGATGATACGATGGAGATGGCTTCGCCCCTTCCAGGGCATGCTGATGATTTCGACATTGACCTTGATGTCATGGAAGACCAAGCCTCGAACGCGGATAAGGACATGATGGGCGCGGATGATTATCCGGATGAGTCCATTGAGATAGAATACACCCGGGAGGGAGCGAACGATGCGGATATGATGGACGATGTCGCTGAACCGACCATGGTCGACGCGGATGACCAATACCCGGAAACGAACGGTAACGTCGAGATGCAGTATTCGGCGGACGAGACATACGAAGCAGAGATGTTAGAGGACGACTACGATGAGGACATCGACGTTCCCATGCCCAAGTCGGATGAGCAAGGCCCAACAACCGCCCAGGATGACATTGGCCAGAAATCAGAGCTTGAAATAGGACCCTTGCAAACGAACGATGTTGTTCAAGAAGAAAGCGAAAACCACGCGTTGGAAACCCATGTGAAATCCACGGAGGAACATGTGACTGAACCTGCCGAGGAACCACACACGGAACAGGAACAGCACGACCATCCTGGATCTGAGCACGTTCAAGAGGCCGGACTTCAGCCAGACAAATTGGAGGGTGATAAGATTCCTGAGACTAACCAGACAGAGCGGACTGATGTGCAAAGTGTGCAACCCGATCTAAACAAAGACGGCCCGACGGATTCGAAGCAACCTGAAGAAGGTGCCGGTGAAGTAACCGAAGCCCAGCCGCCCATCGATCAACCTAAAGAGCAGGAAGTGGGACCAACAGAAGTGCAAGATACTGAGAAGCCCAAGGAGAAAGAGCAAGGAGCCGACTTGAACGAACATGCAGCTTTGCATCCCGTGAAAGTCTATTACCAGGATAATGAGGTCTCTCTGTTTCCCCCTCGGGAAGGTGATTCATCTGAAACTTTCTTCCTCGAGGATGAGAGTCTTGCCTACGAGAACTTTGGAAAGCTTTTTGAATCTTTCCGTGAAGTTCTTCGGGAGCATATTGGAGAAAATGATGTTCTAGTCGTAGATATTGACGCTCTGAACGTTCAGCTAACAGAG GATTCTCTAAACTCGTCCAAGGTGACATTACATCAAATCATCAACGTATATCTACACCTTTGCGACAATGAAAGCATTGGCGAACCGGAATCCTTATACATCACGCTGAGCACAAAGCTGACCGCTTCGGCGGCTATATCTGAACTTGCCGCTGCTGCGAATGAAGGCAAAGGACTTTCCGAGATCTTCTCTTGGGATGAATTTGATGAAGTAGAGCCAATCTCAGCAGGGCCTGATGCTGAGCCTCAACATGACCTCGAATTCCAAGAGCAAGCCCCGGAAGAGTTTCAGAAGCCTCCGAAATCTCGAGAGCATGAAGAACGTGAGGAACCTGCAGAACATGTTACAGAGCCTGAGCCAGTGCGCGAAGAGCCTGAGGCAcctgaagaacaggagaagccTAAAGCATCTGATGAACGACAGGTCGAGGCTGCCGAAGCTACTCAAGTTTCCGAGCAGGATGTCGCAGAGCACGAGGAAGGTCATAACCTTGAACTTCAACCTGAGGTTACCAACGAGGCCGAGCCCGCTATTCAGGAGGGAGCTCACTTCGAACAAGAAGACCAGGAAAAAGACGATGACAAGCTCCCTTCCAATCAGCCTggtgaggaggttgaggatgcTGCACTCACTGGAAAGGGtgaggatgatgaatatggggGATTTGATGAAGGGGAGTACGAGGAAGATGCTCAGGGGTATCACGACCCTGAGCTCGAAAATCAAGATCACCCTTCTAACGACAGGTCATATGACTCAGAAGAGCAGAAGACGGAGTCTACTGCCACTATTGCCCCCTTGCCTGCAACGGACAGACAGCAAGACGTTGAGCTGTCTGCCGATGTCACTGAGACAGATGGTGACCATGGTGAATACGATCAAGTCGAAGACACAGGGGAGGAGGATCACCCCAATGATCACACTAATCTAGATGCGCCGGAGCATGATGAGTATTCCGAGGAGCAAGGATACAACAATGTCGATGGTGCGTACGATGAACAGAATGCCAAGGAGCTACGCGAAGAACCTTTGTCAAAGACGCATGACACAAGTGATGgggatgaagacgaagaccgTACTCCGCAAGAAGATGTTGCCGACGAAGCCTTCCAAGGTAATGAGGATGCTGTACATGGTCACCCTGAGGATGGTGATTCGGATCCAGCACAGAATGACGCTCGGACTACTCCAGAGCCAGCGGACGAACTGCTCGGAAATGCGGAAAGCGTGATGGACAGTCCGTCTAAAAACGCCAAGGACAACAACGAAACTGCAGATTCTGGTGAAGTCTTGCATGATGACGCTGAGTATGTTTCATCAGCAACTGCCGAAGAAGATGTCAAAGAAGTCACTTTTGATGGCAACGATGATGAATTCTTCAACCTGGATTTTGACGATGAAGCTGGCCCGGAGACGAATGTCTCTGATGCAGTGGCCGACCACAACGTCTCGACCAAACGTACACGCGATCCCGAAGATGAAACTGATTTGACCGAAACTACTCCGGATGCCAAACGCTCGCGATCCTCCTGA
- a CDS encoding DUF803 domain membrane protein (COG:S;~EggNog:ENOG410PFV6;~InterPro:IPR008521;~PFAM:PF05653;~TransMembrane:8 (i21-42o48-67i74-93o105-130i142-162o182-199i211-231o243-261i);~go_component: GO:0016021 - integral component of membrane [Evidence IEA];~go_function: GO:0015095 - magnesium ion transmembrane transporter activity [Evidence IEA];~go_process: GO:0015693 - magnesium ion transport [Evidence IEA]), with the protein MQASERHGFEGEGFSYLKSPVWWGGVVTLAIGEIANFAAYAFAPAILVTPLGALSVLIGAVLGSYFLQERLGTLGKLGCAMCLLGSVVIVLHAPPDKPVERIDEILHYALQPGFLSYCLAVAIFSTVMIYRVGPLYGKKNPLIYISICSTVGSVSVMSVKAFGIALKLTLGGHNQFTQPSTYVFAIVTGFCILTQMNYFNKALNQFSTSIVNPLYYVTFTTATLCASFILFKGFNTTDAVNTISLLCGFLIIFSGVYLLNLSRHDPDGRQLLNKVDDEAVPTDAIASFQTRRSMQSRRSNEPHRRSSSSLAAFVNGHGDREGLMSSYDVENQAYGLADLAEESDGEPGPTYKRSQDNGRPGKLAQS; encoded by the exons ATGCAAGCCAGCGAACGACATGGGTTTGAAGGCGAAGGGTTCTCGTATCTAAAGAGTCCTGTCTGGTGGGGTGGTGTTGTTACAC TGGCCATCGGAGAAATCGCAAACTTCGCCGCTTATGCCTTCGCCCCCGCGATCCTTGTCACACCGTTGGGTGCTCTGAGTGTTTTGATCGG GGCTGTTCTCGGATCGTATTTCCTCCAGGAGAGGTTGGGTACATTAGGCAAGCTGGGTTGCGCAATGTGTTTGCTTGGATCAGTCGTGATCGTTCTCCATGCGCCTCCGGACAAGCCTGTCGAGAGAATTGACGAGATCCTTCACTATGCTCTTCAGCCAG GATTCCTTTCCTATTGCCTTGCAGTGGCCATCTTCTCGACCGTCATGATCTACCGAGTAGGACCGTTGTACGGAAAGAAGAACCCGCTCATCTACATTTCGATCTGCTCGACTGTTGGCTCCGTCTCGGTCATGTCTGTCAAGGCATTCGGTATTGCCTTGAAGCTCACATTGGGAGGTCACAACCAATTCACTCAGCCCTCGACCTACGTCTTTGCCATCGTCACTGGATTCTGCATTTTAACGCAGATGAACTATTTCAACAAGGCATTGAACCAGTTCTCTACATCGAT CGTCAACCCTCTGTACTACGTAACGTTCACTACCGCCACGCTGTGCGCCTCGTTTATTCTATTCAAGGGATTCAACACCACAGATGCCGTGAACACCATTTCTCTACTCTGTGGATTCCTGATCATCTTCTCCGGTGTCTACCTTCTGAACCTCTCGAGACATGACCCCGATGGGCGGCAGCTGCTTAACAAGGTTGATGACGAAGCCGTGCCCACCGATGCAATTGCGAGCTTTCAAACCCGACGCTCTATGCAATCCCGCCGCAGCAACGAACCTCATCGCCGCAGTTCGTCCAGCCTCGCCGCCTTTGTGAACGGCCATGGGGATCGAGAAGGTCTCATGAGCTCGTACGATGTGGAGAATCAGGCCTATGGTTTGGCCGACTTGGCTGAGGAGAGCGATGGGGAGCCAGGCCCAACCTACAAGCGAAGCCAGGATAATGGGCGACCGGGCAAATTGGCCCAGAGCTAG